In Solobacterium moorei, a single genomic region encodes these proteins:
- a CDS encoding ABC transporter ATP-binding protein, with translation MSQKHGMMSASNEKAKNLSKTLSTLLKYLKPFRIAIVFVIIFAVGSTIFTIIGPKILGNATTKLVQGLIAKYSGTGSIDIDGIKHTLLLLLCIYVLSGILSYIQAWIMSGVTQKVTYRLREEISLKINRLPLNYYDKQTHGEVLSRITNDVDTMSQSLTQSIQMIFTSLITIIGILYMMITISWQMTLMALVIVPLSAVAAMSVVKNGQKYFIQQQKTLGEVNGHIEEMYGGHIVMKAFNGEERSISTFNKMNEELYTSAWKSQFISGLMQPITSLIGNIGYVGCCVLGGYLSLHNGLAIGDIQAFIQYVRSFNQPITQTAQIMNVLQSTAAAAERVFEFLEEPEQTPDKENSVNIMDKNGNSTLKGQVTFENVVFGYTPEKTIIHNFSAYIKQGAQVAIVGPTGAGKTTIVKLLMRFYETNSGDIFIDGINTKDIARGQLRNSFGMVLQDAWLFSGTIMDNIRYGKLNATDEEVMHAADQAYVDHFIRTLENGYQTVINEESTNISQGQKQLLTIARAFLSDPKILILDEATSSVDTRTEILIQKGMENLMKGKTSFIIAHRLSTIKNADMILVMDHGDIVEIGTHDELLAKNGFYANLYNSQFSEEAE, from the coding sequence ATGAGTCAAAAACATGGAATGATGAGTGCTTCCAACGAGAAAGCAAAAAACTTATCGAAAACACTATCTACTTTATTGAAATATCTAAAGCCATTCCGCATCGCAATTGTGTTCGTCATTATCTTTGCGGTTGGCTCAACCATCTTCACAATTATCGGTCCTAAAATTTTAGGTAATGCGACCACAAAGCTAGTCCAAGGATTAATTGCCAAATACAGTGGGACAGGTTCCATCGATATCGATGGTATTAAACACACATTACTTTTACTACTTTGTATATACGTACTCTCTGGCATTCTTTCTTACATTCAAGCATGGATAATGTCAGGCGTTACACAGAAGGTAACCTATCGTTTAAGAGAAGAAATCTCTTTGAAGATCAATCGTTTGCCATTAAACTACTACGATAAACAAACACATGGTGAAGTATTATCTCGTATTACAAATGATGTTGACACGATGTCACAGTCATTAACACAATCGATACAGATGATCTTTACTTCGTTGATTACCATCATCGGTATCCTATACATGATGATTACCATTTCATGGCAGATGACGTTAATGGCATTGGTTATTGTGCCGCTTTCTGCTGTTGCGGCAATGTCTGTTGTCAAAAATGGACAGAAGTACTTCATCCAACAACAGAAGACACTTGGTGAAGTCAACGGTCATATTGAAGAGATGTATGGTGGTCATATCGTCATGAAAGCCTTCAATGGAGAAGAGCGTTCCATCAGTACATTTAACAAGATGAACGAAGAGCTCTATACATCTGCTTGGAAGTCACAATTTATTAGTGGATTAATGCAGCCGATTACAAGTTTAATTGGAAATATTGGTTATGTTGGATGTTGTGTACTCGGTGGATATTTATCCCTTCATAACGGCTTAGCAATCGGTGATATTCAAGCCTTCATCCAATATGTACGTAGTTTTAATCAACCAATTACACAGACTGCCCAGATTATGAATGTACTACAATCTACTGCAGCTGCCGCTGAACGTGTATTTGAATTCCTAGAAGAGCCTGAACAAACTCCTGATAAAGAGAATTCCGTCAATATCATGGATAAAAACGGAAACAGCACCCTTAAGGGTCAAGTTACATTCGAGAATGTTGTCTTTGGATATACACCTGAAAAGACAATCATCCATAACTTCAGCGCATATATTAAACAAGGTGCACAGGTAGCGATTGTTGGACCAACAGGTGCTGGTAAGACAACAATCGTCAAACTACTGATGCGCTTCTACGAAACAAATAGCGGTGATATCTTCATTGATGGTATTAACACAAAGGATATTGCACGTGGTCAGTTACGTAATAGCTTCGGTATGGTATTACAAGATGCTTGGTTATTCTCTGGCACAATTATGGACAATATCCGCTACGGCAAGTTAAACGCAACCGACGAAGAAGTCATGCATGCGGCAGACCAAGCCTATGTTGACCACTTCATTCGTACACTTGAAAATGGATATCAAACAGTTATCAATGAAGAATCCACAAACATCTCACAAGGCCAAAAACAGTTACTAACAATTGCACGCGCCTTCTTGAGTGATCCTAAGATTTTAATTCTAGATGAAGCGACTTCATCCGTGGATACACGTACAGAAATCTTAATTCAAAAAGGTATGGAAAACCTGATGAAAGGTAAGACATCCTTCATCATCGCACACCGCTTATCCACAATTAAAAACGCAGATATGATCTTAGTCATGGATCATGGCGATATTGTGGAAATCGGTACCCATGATGAACTACTTGCTAAGAACGGGTTCTACGCAAATCTCTACAATTCACAATTTAGTGAAGAAGCGGAATAA
- the asnA gene encoding aspartate--ammonia ligase produces MQLVIPKDYDPVLDVRQTQEAIKYIRDTFQKEFGREMHLSRISAPLFVPKSTGLNDNLNGIERPVSFDIAEMPNETIEVVQSLAKWKRFALKKYNFAVHDGLYTNMNAIRRDEELDNLHSVYVDQWDWEKVITKEERTEAMLEETVRTIFKVIKHMEHEIWYKYPHAVCHLANDVFFIDSQELEDMYPDLSPKECEDAITKEKKCVFIKRIGHALKRSGKPHDGRAPDYDDWNLNGDLFFWLPSLERALEISSMGIRVDENSIVEQCRIRNAEERLHYPYHQMIQKCELPYTIGGGIGQSRLCMLLLNKAHVGEVQASIWPQDMADECEAHQIHLL; encoded by the coding sequence ATGCAATTAGTAATACCTAAAGACTATGATCCTGTTCTTGATGTTAGACAGACACAGGAAGCCATCAAATATATCCGTGATACTTTCCAAAAGGAGTTTGGAAGAGAGATGCATTTATCTAGAATCTCCGCTCCATTATTCGTTCCAAAGAGTACTGGTTTGAATGATAACCTGAATGGTATAGAGCGCCCTGTATCATTCGATATTGCAGAGATGCCAAACGAAACAATCGAAGTTGTACAATCCCTTGCCAAGTGGAAACGTTTCGCACTGAAGAAATATAATTTTGCAGTTCATGATGGATTGTATACAAATATGAATGCGATTCGTCGTGATGAAGAGCTTGATAACTTACATTCTGTTTACGTTGACCAATGGGACTGGGAAAAAGTCATCACGAAAGAAGAACGTACAGAAGCGATGCTAGAGGAAACAGTACGTACGATCTTTAAAGTCATCAAACACATGGAACATGAAATCTGGTATAAATACCCACACGCAGTGTGCCATCTAGCAAATGATGTATTCTTCATCGATTCCCAAGAATTAGAAGACATGTACCCAGACCTTTCGCCAAAAGAATGTGAAGATGCAATCACAAAAGAAAAGAAATGCGTCTTCATCAAACGAATTGGTCACGCTCTGAAGCGTAGTGGAAAACCACATGATGGACGTGCACCTGACTATGATGACTGGAATCTCAATGGAGATTTGTTCTTCTGGTTACCATCCCTAGAGCGTGCATTAGAAATCTCCAGCATGGGTATTCGTGTCGATGAAAACTCCATCGTAGAACAATGCCGTATCCGCAATGCGGAAGAACGCCTCCATTACCCATATCACCAAATGATTCAAAAATGTGAACTTCCATATACCATTGGTGGTGGTATTGGACAATCTAGATTGTGCATGTTACTGCTGAATAAGGCTCACGTTGGCGAAGTACAAGCTTCCATCTGGCCACAAGATATGGCCGATGAATGCGAAGCACATCAAATACATTTACTCTAA
- a CDS encoding NAD(P)/FAD-dependent oxidoreductase, whose translation MTRYDIAIIGTGPAGLEAAITAKVRNKNIILFGSKDLSQKMQVVKHPILNYLGLPSKTGVEMANVFQQQLDELGISITEEKVSNVYAMGEYFALQLNNSEMVEATSVILAIGVVAGKPYAGEENFLGRGVSYCATCDAPLYKGKVVAVVAGSQEEEAEADFLGEVCEKVYYFPQYKDEPQLNSKNIEIHHEKPVEITGMMKANTLRTDQGEYIVDCVFILRPTQFPGSLVPGLEIAGNAVKVDLQMKTNLPGLFAAGDITGQPYQYIKAAGQGNVAALSAVAYVDELKRKKQ comes from the coding sequence ATGACACGTTATGATATAGCAATTATCGGTACTGGCCCAGCAGGACTAGAGGCAGCCATTACCGCAAAGGTGCGTAATAAAAATATTATCTTATTTGGATCAAAGGACTTGAGCCAAAAGATGCAGGTGGTAAAACATCCAATTTTAAACTACTTAGGTTTACCATCAAAGACAGGTGTAGAGATGGCTAATGTATTCCAACAGCAGTTGGATGAACTTGGAATCTCGATTACAGAAGAGAAGGTTTCAAATGTTTATGCGATGGGTGAATACTTCGCATTACAGTTAAATAACAGTGAAATGGTTGAGGCGACATCTGTTATCCTAGCAATCGGTGTTGTGGCTGGTAAGCCATACGCTGGTGAGGAAAACTTCTTGGGTCGTGGAGTTAGTTACTGTGCAACTTGCGATGCACCTTTATATAAAGGAAAGGTAGTTGCGGTTGTAGCAGGTAGTCAGGAAGAAGAAGCAGAAGCTGATTTCCTTGGTGAAGTATGTGAAAAGGTATATTACTTCCCACAATATAAGGATGAACCACAGTTAAATAGTAAGAACATTGAAATTCATCACGAAAAGCCCGTTGAGATTACAGGTATGATGAAGGCAAATACGCTGAGAACAGATCAAGGTGAATACATAGTAGATTGTGTATTTATCTTACGACCAACACAATTCCCAGGCTCGCTTGTGCCAGGACTTGAAATTGCAGGAAATGCAGTCAAGGTTGATTTACAGATGAAGACAAACTTACCAGGCTTATTTGCGGCAGGTGATATTACAGGACAGCCGTATCAATATATCAAGGCGGCTGGTCAAGGAAATGTTGCGGCATTATCTGCAGTAGCGTACGTTGATGAGTTAAAGAGAAAGAAACAATAG
- a CDS encoding MarR family winged helix-turn-helix transcriptional regulator: MAGQKIDALKLENQLCFPLYAAARKITAAYTPILKPLEMTYTQYIVFLVLWEKDDISVGELCERLYLDSGTITPLLKKMEDKNWLTRTRSKLDERVVMIKLTKEGKNMKKQCADIPAKVRSCVCLNQSEALDLYKVLYKLLEEKK, encoded by the coding sequence ATGGCAGGACAGAAAATAGACGCACTTAAATTAGAAAATCAATTATGTTTTCCACTCTATGCGGCTGCTAGAAAGATTACAGCAGCGTATACTCCTATCCTAAAACCGCTTGAGATGACATATACACAGTATATTGTATTCTTAGTATTATGGGAGAAGGATGATATCTCCGTGGGTGAGCTGTGCGAAAGATTATATTTAGATAGTGGAACAATCACACCATTACTAAAGAAGATGGAAGATAAGAATTGGTTAACAAGAACTCGTTCCAAGTTAGATGAGCGTGTCGTAATGATCAAGTTAACAAAAGAAGGCAAGAACATGAAGAAACAATGTGCAGATATTCCTGCAAAGGTTCGTTCTTGTGTATGTCTTAACCAGAGTGAAGCACTTGATTTGTATAAAGTACTGTATAAGCTTCTAGAAGAGAAAAAATAA
- a CDS encoding chorismate mutase, whose amino-acid sequence MTLLDEKRLEINDIDTQLVQLFEQRMHAVESIIQYKLANQLPILDTGREEQNILRTKALLQDACLSDYFESWYRYTMQVSKDYQKEIKEKHNQK is encoded by the coding sequence ATGACACTATTAGATGAAAAACGCTTAGAAATTAATGATATTGATACTCAATTGGTTCAATTATTTGAACAGCGTATGCATGCTGTAGAAAGTATTATCCAATACAAGCTAGCTAACCAACTTCCAATTCTAGACACAGGCCGCGAGGAACAAAATATCCTGCGCACAAAAGCACTGTTACAGGATGCTTGTCTTTCTGATTATTTTGAATCTTGGTATCGCTATACCATGCAAGTTTCAAAAGACTATCAGAAAGAAATCAAAGAGAAACACAATCAGAAATAA